From Thalassoglobus sp. JC818, one genomic window encodes:
- a CDS encoding cold shock domain-containing protein has translation MLRGKIKKLVADKGFGFITSEDRGGDLFFHVSAIQDAEFESLQEGQDVEYESEDGPKGPRASVVRPVND, from the coding sequence ATGCTGCGAGGAAAGATTAAGAAGCTGGTCGCTGACAAGGGATTCGGGTTTATTACGTCGGAAGATCGAGGAGGAGATTTGTTCTTTCACGTCTCCGCGATCCAGGATGCGGAATTTGAATCGCTTCAAGAAGGTCAAGATGTGGAGTATGAGTCAGAGGACGGTCCTAAGGGACCTCGCGCCTCGGTCGTTCGTCCAGTGAACGACTAA
- a CDS encoding M28 family peptidase, translating to MLIWLASTVKTEAEDLIINGDRAFGYLKQICDLGPRYSGSEGMVKQQELLQEHFTKLGGLVGFQDFDAPHPQSGEPVRMRNLIVSWHPERRDRIVVCCHYDTRPFPDREPLEINRTKPFIGANDGGSGVALLMELGNHMAVLPNKLGIDFVFFDGEELVYKEGDKYFLGSEHFAQEYHDKPPRNHRYVKGVLVDMIAQRDLNVYYERNSLRYAPQVTRSIWATAKRVGATEFHARAKHEIRDDHLPLNQIAKIPTCVIIDFDYPYWHTRNDLPAACSPKSLYKVGLVVLAWLAEN from the coding sequence ATGTTGATTTGGCTCGCATCCACTGTGAAGACAGAGGCAGAAGACTTAATCATCAACGGGGACCGCGCGTTTGGGTATCTCAAACAGATCTGCGATCTCGGACCGAGATACTCAGGCTCGGAGGGAATGGTCAAGCAGCAGGAGCTTCTTCAGGAGCACTTTACGAAACTTGGTGGCCTCGTCGGTTTTCAGGACTTCGATGCACCGCACCCTCAGTCCGGCGAACCGGTGCGGATGCGAAACCTGATCGTCTCCTGGCACCCTGAACGACGCGACCGAATTGTTGTCTGCTGCCACTACGACACCCGCCCATTTCCAGATCGAGAACCTCTGGAGATCAATCGCACAAAACCGTTCATTGGCGCCAACGACGGAGGAAGCGGAGTCGCCCTGCTCATGGAACTGGGAAATCACATGGCAGTCCTCCCGAACAAGCTCGGAATCGACTTCGTCTTTTTCGACGGTGAAGAACTCGTCTACAAAGAGGGAGACAAGTATTTCCTCGGATCAGAACACTTCGCTCAAGAGTATCACGACAAGCCACCCCGCAATCATCGATACGTGAAGGGAGTGCTCGTCGACATGATCGCCCAGCGTGATCTCAATGTTTACTACGAACGCAACAGCCTTCGATATGCCCCTCAAGTCACACGGAGCATTTGGGCGACAGCGAAGCGAGTCGGAGCGACAGAATTTCATGCACGCGCGAAGCACGAAATCCGTGACGATCACCTGCCGTTAAATCAGATTGCCAAAATCCCAACCTGCGTCATTATCGATTTCGACTATCCATACTGGCACACACGCAACGATCTGCCAGCTGCGTGCTCTCCGAAATCGTTGTATAAGGTCGGGCTCGTCGTGCTTGCCTGGCTCGCGGAAAACTAA
- a CDS encoding DUF6655 family protein — MSSLRQIPVFVAVCFSLLICLSGCGTTKHSTATEQLVMSDAVDGAVSKLDFTPLAHQKVFFDTQFIKDYKGIGFVNSDYMIGSLRQQMVAAGILLQENASTADFIIEGRVGALGADSHEVVYGIPSTRPLNDAADALAAVSHLPSLPGIPELALAKRSDQVAAAKLAMFAYDKESRERIWQSGMLTSRSSAKDLWVLGAGPFQRGAIHEGKVRFAGTKLDVPAWATDRSGSNGPIASYKGQKTFNLPEQPQPPPPPGPEPVEIQQVSAEEEAEKSKKDE; from the coding sequence ATGTCCTCACTGCGTCAAATTCCGGTTTTCGTCGCTGTTTGTTTCTCGCTTCTCATTTGCCTGAGCGGATGCGGAACGACGAAACATTCAACAGCTACGGAACAGCTGGTGATGTCGGATGCGGTGGATGGAGCTGTGTCAAAGCTGGATTTCACGCCGCTGGCCCATCAGAAAGTCTTCTTCGACACGCAATTCATCAAGGACTACAAGGGGATCGGGTTCGTCAATTCGGACTACATGATTGGCTCTCTCCGACAGCAGATGGTTGCAGCAGGGATTCTGCTTCAGGAAAACGCGTCCACCGCTGACTTCATTATCGAAGGTCGAGTCGGGGCTCTGGGGGCCGATTCGCATGAAGTTGTGTATGGAATTCCGTCGACACGACCGCTCAACGACGCTGCTGATGCTCTGGCAGCTGTGTCGCATTTGCCATCCCTGCCTGGGATCCCCGAGCTGGCTCTGGCGAAAAGAAGTGATCAGGTGGCCGCTGCGAAGCTGGCGATGTTTGCTTACGACAAAGAGAGCCGCGAACGAATCTGGCAGTCTGGGATGCTGACCTCTCGATCGTCGGCCAAGGATTTGTGGGTGCTGGGAGCTGGACCGTTTCAGCGAGGGGCGATTCACGAAGGGAAAGTCCGATTTGCCGGAACCAAGCTGGATGTGCCCGCCTGGGCGACAGACCGATCCGGAAGCAATGGGCCGATTGCCTCTTATAAAGGGCAGAAGACATTCAACCTTCCAGAGCAGCCGCAGCCACCTCCTCCGCCCGGACCCGAACCGGTCGAGATTCAACAGGTTTCGGCCGAAGAAGAAGCTGAAAAGTCCAAGAAGGACGAATAA